The nucleotide sequence ACATAAGGCAATAAAGCGATTTGACGAGCACGCTTAATAGCGATTGTCAATTGACGTTGGTACTTCGCTGAAGTTCCAGTTACACGACGAGGTAAGATTTTACCACGCTCTGAAATGAAACGTTTT is from Desertibacillus haloalkaliphilus and encodes:
- the rpsR gene encoding 30S ribosomal protein S18, whose protein sequence is MARRGRPKRRKVCFFTVNKITKIDYKDTDLLKRFISERGKILPRRVTGTSAKYQRQLTIAIKRARQIALLPYVNEVN